Part of the Sodalinema gerasimenkoae IPPAS B-353 genome is shown below.
GTTTCAGAACGGTCATGCGGATGGGAACCACCACATAGAAAATCCCCTGAAGTTGGTCAAACGTCCAGAGGCGATCGCGCACCACCTCCCGCCGCAACGTCCGCCGCTGTCCATACGGATAAATCGGCAATGTAAACCAGAAATTCCAAGAATACTCACTCATGCCTATTGCCTATTGCCGGAAGAAGAGGGCGACCACAAGGGTACGCCCCTACGTGGGTTCTCCCCTCCAGGGAGGGGTTAGGGGTGGGTTCTCCCCTCCAGGGAGGGGTTAGGGGTGGGTTATGCCGGAAGAAGAGGGCGACCACAAGGGCACGCCCCTACCCCCTATTGCCCAAACTCAAAATACCCCGGTTTCACTTGGGTTTGCTGCAACTTGGGGTCATAGTCGAGGCGGTATTCCCGCGCGATCGCCCCAAACTCGCGTAGTTGCTTGGCTTCGGGTTCACGAATCTCCGTATCCGTTGACAGCAAAATCACCTGATGACTCGCCGCCGGGAAATAGCGTTCCACCAAATTTTGACGGTGGGACGAATCCAAACGGCCCAGAGGCGTATCGATCGCCACCGGAAGCTGACGGCCTGATACCCGCGCCAATCCCCAGAGGAAGGCGATCGCCAACAGTTGCTTTTCCCCAGCCGAGAGACGATGTTTGGGAACCATCTGCCCCTGACGATCATATAACAGTAAGCGAAAGTCCTCCGCCTCAATGACCACCCGATGCACCAAATCCGACTTGTGCAACAGATAGCGGAAACATTCCGTCACCTCCAGTTCTAGCTTATTCAACTTCCGTAGCGTCAACTGTTCCCGGAATTGAGCTAACGTCCGTTGCACCGACTTGGCGTTATCAATTAAATGATTGGCATTTTGGCGATCGACATTCTCCTCCCCATAACTGGCCAACTCCTTCTTAATTCGTTCCACCTCAGCCCCTCGCTGCTGAACCTCCCGTTCCTGCAACTCCAGCATGGCATCGAGTTTCTGGCGTGCCCCCTGAGCCTCCGTCATCGCGAGTAAGAGGCGATCGCTCTCCTCCTTCGGAGCCGCCTGAGCAATGAGCTGTTCCGTCCGTGCAAACGCCTCTAACGCCCCTTGTAAATGTTCCTGTGTCGCCTCAGTTTGACGCACCCCATCCAGGAGGCGATCGCCCAACAAGGCTCGTAACCCCTGCAACTGGCGATCGCTCAACCCCAACCACACCGCCGCCTCATCCTGCGTCTCAGGGCTATCTTCCTGCAAAAAATCTTGTACCGTCTCTAACTGAGGTTTCGCCAATCCCAACCCTTGCAACAGATCCAACAGCCGCTGATCTCGCTCCTGCATCGCCCCCTGCAACAAACGAGCGCGAGTTTCCCGTTGTTCCCAGTCCCCCTGCCGCTCGGCTGCCTCTAACAACGGCTGAACCGCAACCAGAGGTAAACAGCCCGCCGCCAAATCCCGCAGGCGATCGCGATGACGCTCCACCTCCTGTTTCTGACTCCCAAGCTGAGCCTCCAGGGCCGCCCGTTCCTCAGCAATTTTGCCCCCCTGAGCGCGAAACACCGCCGTCGCTCGTTCCTCGTCCTCCAGGGCGCTCTGGCGCTCCCGTTTCAACTCTTTGACCTGTTGCTGAAGCTGCTGATGTTCCTGCTGAGCCTCCTGCAAGCGCCGCTCAATCGCCTCAATCTCCGCCCGTTCCTTTTTCCCCGCCAACGTCTTCCGCTTGCGATTCACCAACACCTCCAAATCCACCGCCAAGCGTTCGGCCAACTCCAACCCCAACAGAGACTTAATCGCTCCCGACACCAACGGCGGTGGGGCCTCCTGTTCCGCCAACTCCTTCACCTGTTCCCCATCAAACAGAAACAGATTAGAAATTCCCAAAGGAAGCAGCGTTTCCACATACTCATCCCAAGTTTCTGACAGGCCCTCATCCTTCCAATCACTATTTCCCACCCCATCCGGCTGATAAATCCCCAGGGTTTCCTTCCCCTCCTTGGGATGCCGATCCCACGTGCGAATGATGCGATACCGCACCTGCTGATTATCCACCACCTGCTCAAACAGCAGTTCAATACTGGTTTTCGCATGGGGGTCACTATGGCGATTCACACATTGAGCCAGGAACTCCCCATAATTGAGACTTCCCCGAGTCGAACATTGGGCCCGTTGTCCGTAGAGGGCCAGGCGAATCGCATCCATGAGGGTGGTTTTACCGCCACCATTCATCCCCCCAAAGAGGATAATCGGCGCCAGTTCGCCCCCTTCGGCTTCGATGGGGCGCAGATTGAGTTCTTGTCGTCCAATATAAGGACCAAAATTTTGTAGGACGAGTTCGAGAAATTTCATGGAGTCGCAAAAGCGCCAGGGACGACAAAGCATTCCTGGCGCGAGTATGTCTTTATGGGGATCCTAGCGGATTTTGGGGACAGTTGGGCAGAGTTCCCCCTACCAACGGCGGGTTTGGCTTAGCGGGTTCCCCCAGAGCCACGACGTTCACCCCGGTTTCCGCGATCGCGTCCCCATTCTCCACGACGTTCTTCCATCCACTCGCGAACCTGGGCCCGCTGTTCCTCCGTCAGAACTTCGCGGATTTCCATCATCGAGTTGAAGCGCAACTCCGACATCTCATCGCGCAACTGCATCATCTGTTGACGCTGTTGACGAATTTCAGCTTCAGACGCGTCACTCCCCATGACGCTGTGCATGGTATCCCGCTGCTGTTGCATCCGTTCCCGAACCGAGTCAATTTGCGGTTGATAGCGATCGCGGATGGCTTGAATGGAGTTCGTTTGTTCCGACGTTAAGTCTAAGCGTTCCATCCAACGCATTTGTCCCCCATCTCGGGAGCCACGCTGACTCATGTGATTCTCACGGGGGCGTAAATCTTCAGCATTGGCGTAGGAGGAGGTTAACGTTCCCAACGCCAGGAACCCGAGAAGTCCCCAAAGAACAGCTTTGCGAGTGCAGTTTGGGTTTTTGAAGCGATTGCTGGAACGAGTTAAGTTAATCATGATGATCATTATCCTTTGTACGTGTTTGTCTTGGGTGAACCCTTGAGTGAAGGGAGTCTCGCAGGGGATTGTTTGGCGACTGTGGGTCTTAGCGTTCCGAAAATTCCCAAACCATCTCCCATTCTTCACGTTCCCCCAGGTGGGGTTCACATTCATAGCTGGAACAATACCAACTGTCTTCGAGGAAGGTTTCGAGTTGCACCAACTCGGCGGAACTGAGTTGGGGAGAGAAACTGCGGTGAGCCAACCAAGCTAAGGGAATCAGGGCCGCTGCGATCGCTCCCCCCCAGCACCGTCGTTGTCGCCATTTCAGGCGCTTTAGAGTCTCTTCCACCCGAAGTTTCTCTAGCAGCTGGTGTTCGAGGTTTGCGGCTGCGGGGGGTGGAAGCGGTCGATGTTGCCGTAAAAACGCGACGAGTTGGCGATCGTCATCGTAATCATACGCGTCTTTCAAAATGTCACCCCCTGCTTTTCAAGATACTGCCGGACGAGTTTTCGCCCGTGGAACAAACGAGATTTGACGGTTCCCACCGGAATGTTGAGAATTTCCGCCACCTGTTTTTGGGGAAGATCTTCGAGATCATGCAAAACAATCACACTCCTAAAATCCAGTTTCAGCTCTTGTAGCGCCTGTTCCACCCAATCCCGATAATGGAGTTCCATCAGATCCGGGGGGGCTACCGGCGGTTCCGGTTGGAGTTTGGCGCGCAAATCGGCGCTTTTGGCAAACTCCCGCCGTTTGTCGGTGGCCACGTTCCAAACAATACGATAGAGCCAAGTGGAGAAGTAGTCGGGCGATCGCAGTTTCGGCAGCCCCCTCCAAACCCGCAAGAAGGTTTCCTGAACCAGATCATCGAGCACCTCCCGACCACAAAGTTGGTAAAGCGTTGCTCGCACCTTCCCTTGATAGCGTCGATATAGTTCCCGAAAACTCAGTTCATCTCCTTGACAGCACCGACGCACTAACTCCCCATCGGCGGGGCGATCAGGTTTGTCTGCTGCTACCATTGCTGCTACCACCATGAATGTTGGACCATCACCGAACCTACACCTTGTGTCTAACGATACGTCTACAGTTTGTAGAACCTCAGCCATCGCCGGGTTCTAAGACTACAGACTGAGATGGCTCTACATCGGTTCAATCGGTTGTTAAGATTTTTCTGTGATTTTACCGAAACTATTTTTTTTGTGATACAACTCTCGTTGAGGTGGTCCATGGTTGAGCCAACTTGCATCGCTAATTCAAGACAGGAGAATAACATCAATGCGTGGAATCTATATCACTGCCAATGACCGCTTTTTGGACTTATCGATCGCACTCCTCAATAGCATCCGTCACTACGATCAAGAGACTCCCATCACCCTGATTCCCTATGACGAGAACGTCCAAGAGGTGGCAGATTATCTTAGCAAGCATTATCAAGTTAAACTCTATTCGGACTTAGATACGATTCAGCGAATCTCTGACCAGGCTTTAAAGATTTTCGGCGATAGTTTTTTTGCCCGTCCCAATCAGTTTCGTAAGCAAGTCTGTTGGTTTGGAGACTATGATGAATTCCTGTATATTGATACCGATATCGTCGTTTTTGATAAAATTATTGACCAACTTGACGCATTCGACAAACATGATTTTCTATGCTTAGACTACCAGCATTCTGGTGGCATTAAAAATGTATTTTCCCCAACTATTTTTGAAGAAGGTGTTTTATCTGAAGAGGATGTGAACGGAATTTTCAACGGAGGCTGGTGGGCTGGTAAGAAAGGTTTATTTGACGAAGCCGATCTCTACGACGTGTTTGCTGAATGTGCCGCCCATCCCAGTTACTTCGATTTTAGCCAGAAAACCTCAGATCAGCCCATCATCAACTACATGATCTTAACTCGCCTGAAACCAGAACAGCGTTTTAACTTAGTCCATCAAGGGGATGGTCTGCCCGGAAGTTGGGCGGGTAGTTCTCAGTTTCTGCCCACCGGTGACGGCGCGTTGCTGGACCCTAACCATGGTAACAAACGCTTGCACTATCTCCACTGGGCGGGAATTCGCATTACTCCCGGCTGTCCCTACTGGGACATTTGGAAGCATTATCGCTACCTTAACAGCTCCGTCGTTCCCCCGGATTCAGAGTTAGTTCCGAAAGTCTCCTTAGCACAACGAGTCCGAAAATGGCTCAAAAAATGATGAGTTTAAAGCCATTCCCCCCCAGGTTTATAAAGATTGCTTAAAGCTTCCTGGAAAATTCCCCAGATTCAAGATCTGTGTATCACAATGGGATTTGTGAGGGTTCATGCGCCCTCTACCCCATGACAGTCCAAGGATAGACGGAGGCGACTCGCAATATGGCATCTGTTAAAGAATCTCCCAAAGAAGCCACTAATCATAAAACTTTACCCACCTTAGCCGAGACCACCCAAGGCATCGCAGCCACCGAACTGCGCCCCTGGGGTTCCTTCACCGTCCTCGAAGAAGGAACTCGTTATAAAATCAAACGAATTGAAGTCAAGCCGGGACATCGCCTCAGCTTGCAGATGCACCACCATCGCAGCGAGCATTGGATCGTTGTCTCCGGAACGGCGCGAGTCATCTGTGATGAGAAGGAGGAACTGGTCTACAGCAACCAGTCCACCTATGTTCCTCAAGGAACCAGCCACCGCCTCGAAAACCCCGGTGTCATCCCCCTCGTTCTCATTGAAGTTCAGAATGGTGAGTATCTCGGGGAAGACGATATTATCCGCTTCCAGGACGATTACGCCCGCAAGGACAACGGCTAAACGTTGGGGCCTATTCCCCGGCCAATCTGCTCCCCTAACCCCTGCGTCAGAGGTTAGGGGAGTTGTTCTTTATCCCAACTGCACCCGAGTCATCAATCTGGCTTAGCTGGGCGGCATCTAAAATGACCCCTTGCATCTGGGCGTAGCGTAACACCACCTCCGTCAAGGTCGCCCCCGAAAAATTGGCATGATGCAAATGGGTTTGTCGTAAATCCGCTTGACTGAGATTCGCATTGGTTAAGTTGGCACCGGCAAGGTAGGAGCCGTTGAAATGCACCCCAGAAAGGTCGCTGTAGGAGAGATTGGCCTCATAGAGATAGGCCCCAATCAGTTCTGCACCGTGGAGTGTGGCTTCGGATAAGTCCGCTTGATTGAGATGAGCGCCTTGTAAATCTGCTTCACATAAACTGGCGCGACGTAGTTGAGCGCCGTTGAGGTTGGCCTGTCGCAGGTTGGCTTGATGAAAGTTGGCCCCATTGAGGTTGGCGCCACTTAAGTCTGCCCCGGTGAGCGTCGCCCCGCGAAAGTTAGCCCCAATCAGAGTCGCCCCCCGGAAATTGCAATGAGCCAGATTAAAATCTCGAAAATCTGCACCGATCAGATGTGCGTCGGTTAAATCTAAAGCGATCGCCCCCTGACCCCGTTTTGCATTCGTCCATCGGGCCGCCCCATTTTCCACTAGGGCCAGATGTATCGCGTTTGCCACAATCTCCAGTCCATTTCCCTATCGTCATTGACCGGAAGCTAACCAGATATCTTTAGCTCCCCTCATCATGATAAGGGCTGGCCTAGGCTCTTTTGCAAAATTTTTGTGATTTCTTGTTCAATCTCCTCGGCGGGGGCCTCAGCATTGAGGCGAATCATCCGTTCCGGGTCCTGTTGGGCTAGGCTGAGATAGCCCTGACGGACTCGCTGATGGAAGGCGAGGGCTTCTCGTTCCAGGCGATTGGGTTCTCCTCGCTGCTGAATTCGCTGTAAGCCCACTTCAGGGGCGAGATCTAACCAGAAGGTTAGGTGGGGCTGTAGTCCCCCAGTGGCGATCGCATTAAGCTGTTGGATTAATTTGAGATCCAGTTGTCGTCCATAGCCCTGATAGGCCAACGTGGAGTGGGTATAGCGATCGCACAGGATAATCGCCCCCTGAGCTAGGTTAGGCTTGAGGTATTGGTCCACATGCTGGGCGCGATCGCTGGCATAGAGGAGTAATTCTGAGCGAGGGGAAATCTCATCGGCATCTCGCACCTTGAGCAATAAATGACGTAACTCTTGCCCTAAGAGGGTTCCCCCCGGCTCGCGAGTCGTCAGAACCGGAACCGCAACCTGCGATCGCAGCCACGCCGCCGCCCGTTGCAGTTGCGTCGTTTTCCCCGCTCCTTCGATTCCTTCAAAGACAATCAATTGGCCTGCCATCGTCTCTCCCCTCTCACTCAAGCCTGAACGCATCTGCCAAATTGTCCCAGAATTTGCAACAAAAGGTTGACCAAGGGGAGCGATCGCCCGGGACAGATGCTAAAGTATCGTTCATAATTAGAAAAGCGAACTCATACGCCGTTGAGTTGTCTCAATTGAACCGTTAGCCTGCCGAGGAGGTCATTTTGGTAAACCTGACAGAATCTCTCAACCCGCAAGAACTTCGGGCTGAAGTCGCGCACCTGCAAGAAGAAGTGAAGATGCGAGATCAACTCGTGCAGCAACTTTCTCAGGAACTGTTCCGGCTCGTCAAGGGCAGTGGCAACGCCACCCCAGCCGCCAGCAACCAGGGGCAGAGTGAGCAACTGCAACTGCTCCATGCCCAACTTTCTGAAGTCGAGCAACAAGTCGACTTTTACCAACAACAGATTGCCGAGCGCGATCGCGAACTGGTGCAGCAGCGCCAAACGGTGCAAGAACTCAACGATCGCGCTAGAATGTTAGAGCAAGTCGTACAAGAGCTTCCTGAGATTTATAAACAAAAGTTTGCAGAGCGGCTTAAGCCCGTTCAGGAACGAGTCGAGATGTTACAGCGAGAAAATCGTCAGCTCCATTCCGAGCTACAAAGTGTCAGCTATCGCCTCGCGCAGCGGACGCGCCGCCAGTCTGGAAACCTAGATTTACCGAGTTTTGAGGAGTCTCAACAGCGGGCATCTCTCCCCTCCTTCGGTGGCGCCTAACCCCCCAATTTGGTCAGCGAATCTGTATAGGGGACAGGGTGCATCCTCCCGTTAGCATTAATCGGTGCGATTTGCGTTGTGCCTCGCCGATGCCGGGGTTCATTGCATTTTTTGACCTAAAAGTGTTAAGAAATAAGAAGATTATGAGTCAATCGAGGCATTGAATGTCTGAGGCAATCTCTTTAGAAGCGGTCGAAGAAATCGCCCGTCAGTACGGATACTGGGCGGTTTTTTTTGGAATCTCCATGGAAAATGCCGGGGTTCCCCTTCCCGGAGAAACCTTAACGCTTGTGGGTGGTTTTTTAGCCGGAGAGGGGGAACTTGACTATTGGATTGTTCTCCTCTGCGCCACGGGGGGAGCAATCCTGGGAGACAATTTTGGTTATTGGATTGGCAAGTGGGGAGGGTTTCCCCTCATGTTGCGTGTCGGTCGGCTGTTGCGGATTCCAGATGAACAACTGTACAGCCTGCGAAATCAATTTGCCAACAATGCGGCAAAAGCCGTGTTTCTGGGGCGTTTTGTGGCTCTGCTGCGAATTTTTGCCGGTCCCCTAGCGGGAATTTCTGAGATGCCCTATGGCAAGTTCTTTCTCTGTAACGCTGCTGGGGCAACGGTTTGGGCCTCGGTGATGGTGAGTCTCTCCTTTTTCGTGGGGCGCTTGGTTCCTTTAGAGAAACTCGTCTCTGGGGTAGCGACCTTTAGTGTGGGGGCTTTACTGTTGCTAGTGTTGGCGATCGCCGTTCCCCGCCTCTTAGAATTGCGTAACCCCTTGAACGTCGAGGAAAAATAAGCTCCCCCCGCTCAGCCCGGAACAGTGGCCGCTTTACCATTGTCTTGGGGGGTTAGGTTGAGGATGAAGGGAACCGCTGAACGGGCCCAGGCCTTGGGCGTGGTGTAGTTGTTGGCACTGCTGCCGAAACAGATTTGTAACATATCGGTATTGATGACACCAGGGTTCAAGGCGACAGCAGCCAAATGACGGGGAAGTTCCTGGGAGAGCGATCGCGTTAAGCCCTCAATGGCCCATTTGCTGGCACAGTAGGGGGCGACTTCCGGGGAGGTACTGCGCCCCCAGGTGGAACTGAAGTTGACGATAATTCCCCCTTCTTGCCGAATCATGGCAGGGACAAAATGGCGCAAGACGTTGGCCACCCCCTTAATGTTGACATCGATAACGCGATCAAACTCCGGGGCAGACATCTCCCAGACTGGGGCCGGTTCGTTGATGACTCCGGCATTATTAATCAGAATATTGGGACCCTGAATTTCCTGGAGAACCTGTTGACTCCATCGTTGCACTTGCCCATCATCCGCCAAATCCACGACGGCGAACTGATGGGGATCTCCGTAGGTTTTCTGGAGTTGGGCGATCGCCCCCTCATCCGTTGCACAGCCGAACAGGCGATGGCCCTGGGCAATGAACCCCTCTAGCATCGCCTGTCCGAGTCCGCGACTGACCCCAGTCAGGACAATGGTTTTGGCAGAACGGTTTGTAGAATGGGAAGTCATGGCGATCGCCTCCAACATCTCAACAGGTCTAATATCCCATATCCTGCAAGATATCGAGAATATTAACTTCAGCCCAGATTGAAACCCGATTAAACGCATTGCGCGCCACATCCGGAGCGCGTTGAGCAATGGCCCGACCTGCATCAGACTGATAAAACCCCAATAGTGCCTCCAACTCCTCCTGAGTGTAATATTCCGCATAAATTGGCGTCACCAAATCCAGATAATCCGCCTCAAACCGGCCCAGATACTCTTCCCGCAGCTGGGCCGGGAATTGTGGCATCCCTTCTAATGTCAGTCGCACCGACTCAAGCATCACATTCATCTCATTGGTAGCGCGAATAATCTCATGAATCAGCGCCTCCTGTTCTGGCGTAATCTCGGGATCGTCAAAAATTTGGTTAGGAGACTGAGCGATGACAGGTTGAGTCCAACGTGACGGGATGATCGAGGCAACAGTCCCCAGACTCAGCGGGGCTAAAAGATTCACAAGGATCAACGAAAAAACCGTGCGTTTCATAACGAGGCCAAACATAACAACGTCCTCTCCACTATACGCATCCGCCCCAGTGGCTTGAGAGAATTCCCAGAGTTCCCCAAGCCCGCTAGAATAACAACAACATTCCCCCAAACACGTCGATGCCGTTGGATTTAGCCTCAGTTCTCCCTAGTGGACGACCCCGACTGCCCTCAGACCTAACCTTACGCCCCTATCAGGAACAGGCGATCGCCAATTGGTTCGCCGCCAGTGGCCGAGGAACCCTGAAGATGGCTACCGGAAGCGGCAAAACCATCACCGCCCTCGCCATCGCCAGCCGACTGCATCAAGCCATCGGCTTACAGGTTCTGCTGATTATCTGTCCCTACCGCCATCTCGTCACCCAATGGGATCGCGAATGTCGTCGCTTCGACTTAGATCCAATTCTCGCCTTTGAAAGCATCCACCACTGGCAAGGCCCCCTAACCCGTAGTCTCACCGCCGTGCGATCGCAGAGTTTACCCTTTCTGACGATTATCACCACCAACGCCACCCTGATGCGCGATCGCTTCCAATGGCAACTCAAATACCTCCCCGCCAAAACCCTCATCATTGGCGATGAAGTCCACAACCTTGGCGCACCCCGCCTCGAAACCGCCCTCCCCCGTCACATCGGCTTACGGCTTGGCCTCTCCGCCACCCCAGAACGCCACTTCGACGACGAAGGAACCGATGCCGTTCTCGGCTATTTCGGCAACGTCTTACAACCGGAACTCAGCCTCGGCGATGCCATCCAAGCCGGGGCCCTCGTGCGCTATCAATACTATCCCCTATTCGTTCCCCTCACCTCCTGGGAAAGCGAACAATATGCCAAACTTACCCATCGCATTGGCTGGGCCTTAGGGGACGACAGCCGCGATCCCGACGAACTCACTGCCCTACTGGTGAAGCGATCGCGCCTCATCGGAACCGCCAGCCGTAAACTGGACATCTTGCGCTGGATGATGCGATCGCGCCTAAACACCAGTCACACCCTGTTTTACTGTAGCGACGGCTGCGACAGCGAAACCAACACCCCGCAAATCGAAGCCGTGGTGCGTCTGCTGGGGCGAGAACTGGGGTTCCGCATCAACACCTACACCGCCGAAACCTCCATCAACGAACGGGAACAACTGCGCCAGCAATTTGAAGCCGGAGAACTCCAGGGATTAGTCGCCATCCGTTGTCTCGACGAAGGGGTCGATATTCCCGCCATCCGCACCGCCGCCATTCTCGCCAGCAGCAGCAACCCCCGCCAATTCGTCCAACGTCGCGGCCGTATCCTGCGCCCCCATCCCAGTAAAGACCATGCCACCTTATTTGATACCATCGTTTTACCCCCAGAACTTGACCGTGAAACTTGGGAAGTCGAACGCAACTTATTAAAAAAAGAACTCAAACGCTTTCTTGAATTTGCCGAACTCGCTGACAACGCCGAAGAAGCTCAACAACAACTACGAGGACTTCAAGCAAAATATGGCATTAGTGATAATTGAATAATTCAATAAAACTTCCTAAAATAGACCTTAAAGATGGAATTTAAGATAAGTTGAAAATTTAAATTATCATTAAAGCTTAATCTAAAAAAAATGACAGCAAACTATTCAGCCTCATTCCCAGACCATCCCAATTCCGATCCCTCCATTTCAGAACCCACCCTATTTGACGATGATTGGGAGGATGCACCCACGGCAGATTGGGATGTTCCCACCCTTGGAGTCTCCTCCATTCTCTCAGAACATCGGGCCCAGTATGGCGATCGCCAAAACTTTGACGAAGTTTGGGAACCCCTACAAAGCGCCCCCGAAGACGTTAAAGAGATTATGCGCCGAGTACTCAATATCGAACTTCGCCGCCTCAACACGCGTAAAACTTACGGCGTCACCAACGAGATTTTGAAAGTCGTCTATGACATTATTCCCGAATGACCGCTCCTCTTTATATCTCTCT
Proteins encoded:
- the dndD gene encoding DNA sulfur modification protein DndD, which produces MKFLELVLQNFGPYIGRQELNLRPIEAEGGELAPIILFGGMNGGGKTTLMDAIRLALYGQRAQCSTRGSLNYGEFLAQCVNRHSDPHAKTSIELLFEQVVDNQQVRYRIIRTWDRHPKEGKETLGIYQPDGVGNSDWKDEGLSETWDEYVETLLPLGISNLFLFDGEQVKELAEQEAPPPLVSGAIKSLLGLELAERLAVDLEVLVNRKRKTLAGKKERAEIEAIERRLQEAQQEHQQLQQQVKELKRERQSALEDEERATAVFRAQGGKIAEERAALEAQLGSQKQEVERHRDRLRDLAAGCLPLVAVQPLLEAAERQGDWEQRETRARLLQGAMQERDQRLLDLLQGLGLAKPQLETVQDFLQEDSPETQDEAAVWLGLSDRQLQGLRALLGDRLLDGVRQTEATQEHLQGALEAFARTEQLIAQAAPKEESDRLLLAMTEAQGARQKLDAMLELQEREVQQRGAEVERIKKELASYGEENVDRQNANHLIDNAKSVQRTLAQFREQLTLRKLNKLELEVTECFRYLLHKSDLVHRVVIEAEDFRLLLYDRQGQMVPKHRLSAGEKQLLAIAFLWGLARVSGRQLPVAIDTPLGRLDSSHRQNLVERYFPAASHQVILLSTDTEIREPEAKQLREFGAIAREYRLDYDPKLQQTQVKPGYFEFGQ
- a CDS encoding Spy/CpxP family protein refolding chaperone, coding for MINLTRSSNRFKNPNCTRKAVLWGLLGFLALGTLTSSYANAEDLRPRENHMSQRGSRDGGQMRWMERLDLTSEQTNSIQAIRDRYQPQIDSVRERMQQQRDTMHSVMGSDASEAEIRQQRQQMMQLRDEMSELRFNSMMEIREVLTEEQRAQVREWMEERRGEWGRDRGNRGERRGSGGTR
- a CDS encoding sigma-70 family RNA polymerase sigma factor, with the translated sequence MVVAAMVAADKPDRPADGELVRRCCQGDELSFRELYRRYQGKVRATLYQLCGREVLDDLVQETFLRVWRGLPKLRSPDYFSTWLYRIVWNVATDKRREFAKSADLRAKLQPEPPVAPPDLMELHYRDWVEQALQELKLDFRSVIVLHDLEDLPQKQVAEILNIPVGTVKSRLFHGRKLVRQYLEKQGVTF
- a CDS encoding Npun_R2821/Npun_R2822 family protein, which gives rise to MRGIYITANDRFLDLSIALLNSIRHYDQETPITLIPYDENVQEVADYLSKHYQVKLYSDLDTIQRISDQALKIFGDSFFARPNQFRKQVCWFGDYDEFLYIDTDIVVFDKIIDQLDAFDKHDFLCLDYQHSGGIKNVFSPTIFEEGVLSEEDVNGIFNGGWWAGKKGLFDEADLYDVFAECAAHPSYFDFSQKTSDQPIINYMILTRLKPEQRFNLVHQGDGLPGSWAGSSQFLPTGDGALLDPNHGNKRLHYLHWAGIRITPGCPYWDIWKHYRYLNSSVVPPDSELVPKVSLAQRVRKWLKK
- a CDS encoding cupin domain-containing protein, which gives rise to MASVKESPKEATNHKTLPTLAETTQGIAATELRPWGSFTVLEEGTRYKIKRIEVKPGHRLSLQMHHHRSEHWIVVSGTARVICDEKEELVYSNQSTYVPQGTSHRLENPGVIPLVLIEVQNGEYLGEDDIIRFQDDYARKDNG
- a CDS encoding pentapeptide repeat-containing protein, which gives rise to MANAIHLALVENGAARWTNAKRGQGAIALDLTDAHLIGADFRDFNLAHCNFRGATLIGANFRGATLTGADLSGANLNGANFHQANLRQANLNGAQLRRASLCEADLQGAHLNQADLSEATLHGAELIGAYLYEANLSYSDLSGVHFNGSYLAGANLTNANLSQADLRQTHLHHANFSGATLTEVVLRYAQMQGVILDAAQLSQIDDSGAVGIKNNSPNL
- the tmk gene encoding dTMP kinase; this translates as MAGQLIVFEGIEGAGKTTQLQRAAAWLRSQVAVPVLTTREPGGTLLGQELRHLLLKVRDADEISPRSELLLYASDRAQHVDQYLKPNLAQGAIILCDRYTHSTLAYQGYGRQLDLKLIQQLNAIATGGLQPHLTFWLDLAPEVGLQRIQQRGEPNRLEREALAFHQRVRQGYLSLAQQDPERMIRLNAEAPAEEIEQEITKILQKSLGQPLS
- a CDS encoding Npun_F5560 family protein, which gives rise to MVNLTESLNPQELRAEVAHLQEEVKMRDQLVQQLSQELFRLVKGSGNATPAASNQGQSEQLQLLHAQLSEVEQQVDFYQQQIAERDRELVQQRQTVQELNDRARMLEQVVQELPEIYKQKFAERLKPVQERVEMLQRENRQLHSELQSVSYRLAQRTRRQSGNLDLPSFEESQQRASLPSFGGA
- a CDS encoding DedA family protein, which codes for MSEAISLEAVEEIARQYGYWAVFFGISMENAGVPLPGETLTLVGGFLAGEGELDYWIVLLCATGGAILGDNFGYWIGKWGGFPLMLRVGRLLRIPDEQLYSLRNQFANNAAKAVFLGRFVALLRIFAGPLAGISEMPYGKFFLCNAAGATVWASVMVSLSFFVGRLVPLEKLVSGVATFSVGALLLLVLAIAVPRLLELRNPLNVEEK
- a CDS encoding SDR family oxidoreductase; the encoded protein is MTSHSTNRSAKTIVLTGVSRGLGQAMLEGFIAQGHRLFGCATDEGAIAQLQKTYGDPHQFAVVDLADDGQVQRWSQQVLQEIQGPNILINNAGVINEPAPVWEMSAPEFDRVIDVNIKGVANVLRHFVPAMIRQEGGIIVNFSSTWGRSTSPEVAPYCASKWAIEGLTRSLSQELPRHLAAVALNPGVINTDMLQICFGSSANNYTTPKAWARSAVPFILNLTPQDNGKAATVPG
- a CDS encoding DUF2059 domain-containing protein translates to MFGLVMKRTVFSLILVNLLAPLSLGTVASIIPSRWTQPVIAQSPNQIFDDPEITPEQEALIHEIIRATNEMNVMLESVRLTLEGMPQFPAQLREEYLGRFEADYLDLVTPIYAEYYTQEELEALLGFYQSDAGRAIAQRAPDVARNAFNRVSIWAEVNILDILQDMGY
- a CDS encoding DNA phosphorothioation system restriction enzyme, producing MPLDLASVLPSGRPRLPSDLTLRPYQEQAIANWFAASGRGTLKMATGSGKTITALAIASRLHQAIGLQVLLIICPYRHLVTQWDRECRRFDLDPILAFESIHHWQGPLTRSLTAVRSQSLPFLTIITTNATLMRDRFQWQLKYLPAKTLIIGDEVHNLGAPRLETALPRHIGLRLGLSATPERHFDDEGTDAVLGYFGNVLQPELSLGDAIQAGALVRYQYYPLFVPLTSWESEQYAKLTHRIGWALGDDSRDPDELTALLVKRSRLIGTASRKLDILRWMMRSRLNTSHTLFYCSDGCDSETNTPQIEAVVRLLGRELGFRINTYTAETSINEREQLRQQFEAGELQGLVAIRCLDEGVDIPAIRTAAILASSSNPRQFVQRRGRILRPHPSKDHATLFDTIVLPPELDRETWEVERNLLKKELKRFLEFAELADNAEEAQQQLRGLQAKYGISDN